One window of the Ictidomys tridecemlineatus isolate mIctTri1 chromosome 11, mIctTri1.hap1, whole genome shotgun sequence genome contains the following:
- the Plekho1 gene encoding pleckstrin homology domain-containing family O member 1 isoform X2, with the protein MMKKNNSSKREGNHPSAPPEKVGWVRKFCGKGIFREIWKNRYVVLKGDQLFISEKEVKDEKNIQEVFDLSDYEKCEELRKSKSRSKKNHSKFALAHSKQPGNTAPNLIFLAVSPEEKESWINALNSAITRAKNRVLDEVTVEEDSYLAHPTRDRAKIQHSRRPPTRGHLMAVASTSTSDGMLTLDLIQEEDPSPEEPASCAESFRVDLDKSVAQLAGSRRRADSDRIHSSTSLPRPWEKPDKGATYTPQAPKKLTPTEKGRCASLEEILSQRDAAPARTLQLRESPAPSPPHPGQLSRIQDLVARKLEKTQELLAEVQGLGDGKRKAKDPPQSPPDSESEQLLLETERLLGEATSNWSQAKRVLQEVSELRDLYRQMDLQSPGSHPRQTTQHSQYRKSLM; encoded by the exons ATGATGAAGAAGAACAATTCCTCCAAGAGG GAGGGGAACCATCCGTCTGCACCGCCCGAGAAGGTCGGCTGGGTCCGGAAATTCTGCGGGAAAGGGATTTTCAGGGAGATTTGGAAGAACCGCTACGTGGTGCTGAAAGGGGACCAGCTCTTCATCTCTGAGAAGGAG gtaaaagatgagaaaaatattcAAGAGGTGTTTGACCTGAGTGACTATGAGAAGTGTGAAGAGCTCCGGAAATCCAAGAGCAGGAGCAAGAAAAATCATAGCAAGTTTGCTCTTGCGCACTCCAAACAACCCGGCAACACA GCACCCAACCTCATCTTCCTGGCCGTGAGTCCAGAGGAAAAGGAGTCCTGGATCAACGCCCTCAACTCCGCCATCACCAGAGCCAAGAACCGCGTCTTGGATGAG GTCACTGTTGAAGAGGATAGCTATCTCGCCCACCCCACTCGAGACAGAGCGAAAATCCAGCACTCCCGCCGCCCCCCAACTCGGGGACACCTCATGGCTGTG GCTTCCACCTCTACCTCAGATGGGATGCTGACCTTGGACCTGATCCAAGAGGAAGACCCGTCCCCTGAGGAGCCAGCCTCCTGTGCTGAGAGCTTTCGGGTGGACCTGGACAAGTCTGTGGCCCAGCTGGCGGGGAGTCGGCGGAGAGCAGACTCGGACCGGATCCACTCTTCCACCAGCCTCCCTCGACCTTGGGAAAAGCCAGACAAGGGGGCCACCTACACCCCCCAGGCACCCAAGAAGTTGACCCCCACAGAGAAAGGCCGCTGTGCCTCCTTGGAGGAAATCCTGTCTCAGCGGGACGCCGCCCCAGCCCGCACCCTCCAGCTGCGGGAATCTccagcccccagcccaccccaccccGGCCAGCTGTCCCGGATCCAGGACCTGGTGGCCAGGAAACTCGAGAAGACACAGGAGCTGCTGGCAGAAGTTCAGGGACTGGGAGATGGCAAACGCAAGGCCAAGGACCCCCCACAGTCTCCACCCGACTCGGAGTCTGAGCAGCTGCTGCTGGAGACGGAGCGGCTGCTGGGAGAGGCGACCTCGAACTGGAGCCAGGCCAAGAGGGTGCTGCAGGAAGTCAGCGAGTTGAGGGACCTGTACAGACAGATGGACCTGCAGAGCCCCGGCTCCCACCCCAGACAGACCACCCAGCACAGTCAGTATCGGAAGAGCCTGATGTGA
- the Plekho1 gene encoding pleckstrin homology domain-containing family O member 1 isoform X3: MEKTRPGLLSFDSSSGSVKDEKNIQEVFDLSDYEKCEELRKSKSRSKKNHSKFALAHSKQPGNTAPNLIFLAVSPEEKESWINALNSAITRAKNRVLDEVTVEEDSYLAHPTRDRAKIQHSRRPPTRGHLMAVASTSTSDGMLTLDLIQEEDPSPEEPASCAESFRVDLDKSVAQLAGSRRRADSDRIHSSTSLPRPWEKPDKGATYTPQAPKKLTPTEKGRCASLEEILSQRDAAPARTLQLRESPAPSPPHPGQLSRIQDLVARKLEKTQELLAEVQGLGDGKRKAKDPPQSPPDSESEQLLLETERLLGEATSNWSQAKRVLQEVSELRDLYRQMDLQSPGSHPRQTTQHSQYRKSLM; the protein is encoded by the exons ATGGAAAAGACACGACCCGGGCTGCTATCTTTTGACTCCAGCAGTGGATCT gtaaaagatgagaaaaatattcAAGAGGTGTTTGACCTGAGTGACTATGAGAAGTGTGAAGAGCTCCGGAAATCCAAGAGCAGGAGCAAGAAAAATCATAGCAAGTTTGCTCTTGCGCACTCCAAACAACCCGGCAACACA GCACCCAACCTCATCTTCCTGGCCGTGAGTCCAGAGGAAAAGGAGTCCTGGATCAACGCCCTCAACTCCGCCATCACCAGAGCCAAGAACCGCGTCTTGGATGAG GTCACTGTTGAAGAGGATAGCTATCTCGCCCACCCCACTCGAGACAGAGCGAAAATCCAGCACTCCCGCCGCCCCCCAACTCGGGGACACCTCATGGCTGTG GCTTCCACCTCTACCTCAGATGGGATGCTGACCTTGGACCTGATCCAAGAGGAAGACCCGTCCCCTGAGGAGCCAGCCTCCTGTGCTGAGAGCTTTCGGGTGGACCTGGACAAGTCTGTGGCCCAGCTGGCGGGGAGTCGGCGGAGAGCAGACTCGGACCGGATCCACTCTTCCACCAGCCTCCCTCGACCTTGGGAAAAGCCAGACAAGGGGGCCACCTACACCCCCCAGGCACCCAAGAAGTTGACCCCCACAGAGAAAGGCCGCTGTGCCTCCTTGGAGGAAATCCTGTCTCAGCGGGACGCCGCCCCAGCCCGCACCCTCCAGCTGCGGGAATCTccagcccccagcccaccccaccccGGCCAGCTGTCCCGGATCCAGGACCTGGTGGCCAGGAAACTCGAGAAGACACAGGAGCTGCTGGCAGAAGTTCAGGGACTGGGAGATGGCAAACGCAAGGCCAAGGACCCCCCACAGTCTCCACCCGACTCGGAGTCTGAGCAGCTGCTGCTGGAGACGGAGCGGCTGCTGGGAGAGGCGACCTCGAACTGGAGCCAGGCCAAGAGGGTGCTGCAGGAAGTCAGCGAGTTGAGGGACCTGTACAGACAGATGGACCTGCAGAGCCCCGGCTCCCACCCCAGACAGACCACCCAGCACAGTCAGTATCGGAAGAGCCTGATGTGA
- the Plekho1 gene encoding pleckstrin homology domain-containing family O member 1 isoform X1, protein MMKKNNSSKRGPQEGNHPSAPPEKVGWVRKFCGKGIFREIWKNRYVVLKGDQLFISEKEVKDEKNIQEVFDLSDYEKCEELRKSKSRSKKNHSKFALAHSKQPGNTAPNLIFLAVSPEEKESWINALNSAITRAKNRVLDEVTVEEDSYLAHPTRDRAKIQHSRRPPTRGHLMAVASTSTSDGMLTLDLIQEEDPSPEEPASCAESFRVDLDKSVAQLAGSRRRADSDRIHSSTSLPRPWEKPDKGATYTPQAPKKLTPTEKGRCASLEEILSQRDAAPARTLQLRESPAPSPPHPGQLSRIQDLVARKLEKTQELLAEVQGLGDGKRKAKDPPQSPPDSESEQLLLETERLLGEATSNWSQAKRVLQEVSELRDLYRQMDLQSPGSHPRQTTQHSQYRKSLM, encoded by the exons ATGATGAAGAAGAACAATTCCTCCAAGAGG GGGCCTCAGGAGGGGAACCATCCGTCTGCACCGCCCGAGAAGGTCGGCTGGGTCCGGAAATTCTGCGGGAAAGGGATTTTCAGGGAGATTTGGAAGAACCGCTACGTGGTGCTGAAAGGGGACCAGCTCTTCATCTCTGAGAAGGAG gtaaaagatgagaaaaatattcAAGAGGTGTTTGACCTGAGTGACTATGAGAAGTGTGAAGAGCTCCGGAAATCCAAGAGCAGGAGCAAGAAAAATCATAGCAAGTTTGCTCTTGCGCACTCCAAACAACCCGGCAACACA GCACCCAACCTCATCTTCCTGGCCGTGAGTCCAGAGGAAAAGGAGTCCTGGATCAACGCCCTCAACTCCGCCATCACCAGAGCCAAGAACCGCGTCTTGGATGAG GTCACTGTTGAAGAGGATAGCTATCTCGCCCACCCCACTCGAGACAGAGCGAAAATCCAGCACTCCCGCCGCCCCCCAACTCGGGGACACCTCATGGCTGTG GCTTCCACCTCTACCTCAGATGGGATGCTGACCTTGGACCTGATCCAAGAGGAAGACCCGTCCCCTGAGGAGCCAGCCTCCTGTGCTGAGAGCTTTCGGGTGGACCTGGACAAGTCTGTGGCCCAGCTGGCGGGGAGTCGGCGGAGAGCAGACTCGGACCGGATCCACTCTTCCACCAGCCTCCCTCGACCTTGGGAAAAGCCAGACAAGGGGGCCACCTACACCCCCCAGGCACCCAAGAAGTTGACCCCCACAGAGAAAGGCCGCTGTGCCTCCTTGGAGGAAATCCTGTCTCAGCGGGACGCCGCCCCAGCCCGCACCCTCCAGCTGCGGGAATCTccagcccccagcccaccccaccccGGCCAGCTGTCCCGGATCCAGGACCTGGTGGCCAGGAAACTCGAGAAGACACAGGAGCTGCTGGCAGAAGTTCAGGGACTGGGAGATGGCAAACGCAAGGCCAAGGACCCCCCACAGTCTCCACCCGACTCGGAGTCTGAGCAGCTGCTGCTGGAGACGGAGCGGCTGCTGGGAGAGGCGACCTCGAACTGGAGCCAGGCCAAGAGGGTGCTGCAGGAAGTCAGCGAGTTGAGGGACCTGTACAGACAGATGGACCTGCAGAGCCCCGGCTCCCACCCCAGACAGACCACCCAGCACAGTCAGTATCGGAAGAGCCTGATGTGA